From a single Apium graveolens cultivar Ventura chromosome 2, ASM990537v1, whole genome shotgun sequence genomic region:
- the LOC141688887 gene encoding uncharacterized protein LOC141688887 has protein sequence MLNLTKLEFNALRVTGKNYLIWIFDVEIHLSAMGLGDTIKEGNETSEQDKAKAIIFLRHHLDEGLKTEYLTIEDPSTLWKDLKERYDHQKTVILPKARYNWLHLRMQDYKSVSKYNSAMFKITSQLKLCGENITDNDMLEKTYSTLHVSMLLQQQYRERGFTKYSELISVLLLTEQNNELLLKNHQARPTGSTPFPEVNAVTNNEYRDNKSFGRERGREHRYGHGRGRGRARGHGFVHGRGRNQQNPPPTLK, from the coding sequence ATGTTAAATCTTACAAAGCTTGAATTCAACGCACTTCGTGTTACCGGAAAAAATTATTTGATATGGATTTTTGATGTTGAAATCCATCTTAGTGCAATGGGCCTCGGTGACACTATAAAAGAGGGAAATGAAACCTCCGAACAAGATAAGGCAAAAGCCATAATATTTCTTCGCCACCACCTTGATGAAGGATTGAAAACTGAATATTTGACTATTGAAGATCCATCAACACTTTGGAAAGATCTCAAAGAAAGATATGACCACCAAAAAACGGTGATACTTCCTAAAGCTCGCTATAATTGGCTACACTTGCGAATGCAAGATTATAAAAGTGTGAGCAAGTATAACTCTGCCATGTTTAAAATTACATCTCAATTGAAATTATGTGGCGAGAATATCACCGATAATGATATGTTGGAAAAAACATATTCTACTCTCCATGTCAGTATGCTCTTGCAGCAACAATATCGTGAACGTGGATTCACGAAATATTCTGAGCTGATTTCtgttttgcttcttactgaacaAAACAATGAACTTTTGCTGAAAAATCATCAAGCACGTCCAACTGGCTCAACACCATTCCCTGAAGTGAATGCGGTGACTAATAATGAATATAGAGATAATAAATCATTTGGGCGTGAACGTGGACGTGAGCATAGATATGGTCATGGACGTGGGCGTGGACGTGCCCGTGGTCATGGTTTTGTGCATGGTAGAGGCCGAAATCAACAAAATCCCCCCCCAACTTTAAAATGA
- the LOC141707332 gene encoding two-pore potassium channel 1: protein MANESAKVPLLASLKDRATPNDQMIPPRRRFRHCKSVPLTEYIPPQFEHHSQLSGSKSLRDNIHPNLKRVFIFLVLYLAAGTVCFYLVKDHIKGSKTNGILDSVYFCIVTMTTVGYGDLVPDSTPSKLLACVFVFSGMALVCLILSSAADYLVEKQEFLLVRALHINQKVGELDMLKEIETNRVRYKCFMVQSFLVVLIVAGTAFLATVEKLDLIDAFYCVCSTITTLGYGDKSFSTAAGRIFAIFWILTSTICLGQLFFCIAEVNTENRQRALVKLVLAKKVTNMDLEAADIDNDGVVGAAEFIIHRLKEMGKICQEDITTIMEQFEDLDVDQSGTLSPSDIYLAQSSYTGN from the exons ATGGCCAATGAAAGTGCAAAAGTACCTCTTCTCGCTAGCCTCAAAGATCGCGCAACTCCAAATGATCAAATGATTCCGCCTAGAAGGAGGTTCCGCCATTGTAAAAGTGTACCTCTAACAGAATATATTCCTCCACAATTTGAACACCATAGCCAGCTTTCGGGATCTAAGTCCCTACGTGATAACATCCACCCAAATTTAAAGAGAGTCTTTATATTCCTGGTCCTCTACTTAGCTGCAGGTACCGTTTGCTTCTATCTTGTTAAAGACCACATTAAGGGATCGAAAACAAATGGAATTCTTGATTCTGTTTACTTCTGCATTGTGACAATGACCACCGTTGGATATGGAGATCTTGTGCCTGATAGTACACCTTCAAAATTACTTGCTTGTGTGTTTGTCTTCTCTGGTATGGCTTTAGTTTGTTTGATTTTAAGTAGTGCAGCAGACTACCTTGTGGAGAAACAGGAATTTTTGTTAGTCAGAGCATTGCATATAAATCAGAAAGTTGGTGAATTGGACATGCTAAAGGAGATAGAAACCAACAGAGTGAGATACAAGTGTTTCATGGTGCAGTCCTTTCTTGTGGTGCTTATAGTTGCTGGGACTGCATTCCTTGCCACAGTTGAGAAACTAGACCTTATTGATGCTTTTTATTGTGTCTGCTCAACTATCACAACACTAGGTTATGGGGACAAGAGCTTTTCTACAGCAGCTGGACGTATATTTGCAATATTTTGGATATTGACGAGTACTATCTGCTTAGGTCAACTCTTCTTTTGTATTGCCGAGGTCAATACTGAAAACAGACAACGAGCATTGGTGAAGTTGGTGCTTGCAAAAAAGGTCACAAATATGGATTTGGAGGCTGCTGATATTGATAATGATGGAGTTGTTGG GGCTGCTGAATTTATTATACATAGGCTTAAAGAGATGGGAAAAATTTGCCAGGAAGACATTACAACAATCATGGAACAGTTTGAAGATCTTGATGTCGACCAGTCTGGAACTTTATCTCCTTCTGATATATATCTGGCTCAATCATCTTATACAGGGAACTGA
- the LOC141707333 gene encoding uncharacterized protein LOC141707333 isoform X2 produces MLTGFADTDGFEIPSLGIGDSDQGEGTTHVPEVEDLNSSSLKGDKEENIYLGPHGAPPQQQKQQELNSSGRKQKFKQKLKEADRKTSGSGRENKLENLRDLVGGEKTVVNMSKNSPKDWLDPHCHESEFEKHRVQ; encoded by the exons ATGCTTACCGGTTTTGCAG ACACTGATGGATTTGAAATTCCAAGTTTGGGAATAGGAGATTCTGATCAAGGTGAAGGTACAACTCATGTTCCCGAAGTAGAAGATTTAAATTCTTCGTCCTTAAAG GGCGATAAAGAAGAAAATATATACCTTGGACCCCATGGAGCTCCTCCACAACAACAAAAGCAACAAGAACTCAACTCCTCTGGTCGGAAGCAGAAGTTCAAGCAGAAACTGAAAGAAGCGGATCGAAAAACTAGTGGTTCTGGACGAGAAAATAAGTTAGAGAATCTAAGGGATCTTGTTGGTGGTGAAAAAACAGTTGTCAACATGTCAAAGAATTCTCCTAAAGATTGGCTAGACCCACATTGTCATGAGTCTGAGTTTGAAAAGCACCGTGTGCAGTAG
- the LOC141707333 gene encoding uncharacterized protein LOC141707333 isoform X1: MNTSLVQEDEWDTDGFEIPSLGIGDSDQGEGTTHVPEVEDLNSSSLKGDKEENIYLGPHGAPPQQQKQQELNSSGRKQKFKQKLKEADRKTSGSGRENKLENLRDLVGGEKTVVNMSKNSPKDWLDPHCHESEFEKHRVQ; encoded by the exons ATGAACACATCTTTAGTCCAAGAAGATGAATGGG ACACTGATGGATTTGAAATTCCAAGTTTGGGAATAGGAGATTCTGATCAAGGTGAAGGTACAACTCATGTTCCCGAAGTAGAAGATTTAAATTCTTCGTCCTTAAAG GGCGATAAAGAAGAAAATATATACCTTGGACCCCATGGAGCTCCTCCACAACAACAAAAGCAACAAGAACTCAACTCCTCTGGTCGGAAGCAGAAGTTCAAGCAGAAACTGAAAGAAGCGGATCGAAAAACTAGTGGTTCTGGACGAGAAAATAAGTTAGAGAATCTAAGGGATCTTGTTGGTGGTGAAAAAACAGTTGTCAACATGTCAAAGAATTCTCCTAAAGATTGGCTAGACCCACATTGTCATGAGTCTGAGTTTGAAAAGCACCGTGTGCAGTAG